A genomic region of Fodinisporobacter ferrooxydans contains the following coding sequences:
- a CDS encoding Maf family protein codes for MTIDSKNGSRRIILASGSPRRRELLEQLGLSFDVITSDVAEQFDPEMPPAEVVQFLADKKGAAVANSIKHGLVIAADTIVVIDEQILGKPDSVSSAKQMLRRLAGRTHTVYSGIAVIDAETMNKKISYRSTVVHMRELSDEEIDVYVESGEPMDKAGAYAIQGIGSTLVTSVEGCYFTVVGLPMSLLAELLWEFGVNVLAVHKPV; via the coding sequence ATGACGATCGATAGCAAAAATGGGAGCCGTCGTATTATTTTGGCATCCGGTTCACCGCGCAGACGAGAATTATTGGAGCAGCTGGGACTTTCTTTTGACGTTATCACAAGTGATGTGGCTGAACAATTCGACCCGGAGATGCCGCCTGCAGAAGTTGTTCAATTTTTAGCGGACAAAAAAGGTGCTGCCGTGGCGAATTCTATAAAACACGGATTGGTAATCGCTGCTGATACGATTGTCGTCATTGATGAGCAAATCTTGGGCAAGCCTGATTCTGTTTCATCTGCCAAACAAATGCTGCGCCGTTTGGCGGGGCGAACGCATACCGTATATTCGGGTATTGCCGTGATTGACGCAGAAACAATGAATAAGAAAATTTCGTATCGTTCTACGGTTGTTCATATGCGTGAATTGTCAGATGAAGAGATTGATGTGTATGTGGAATCCGGCGAACCGATGGATAAAGCGGGAGCATATGCCATTCAAGGCATCGGTTCTACATTGGTGACAAGTGTTGAAGGATGTTATTTTACCGTGGTGGGTTTGCCGATGTCTTTACTGGCGGAACTGTTGTGGGAATTTGGCGTGAATGTCTTGGCCGTTCATAAGCCGGTGTGA
- a CDS encoding 3D domain-containing protein yields MRKVTRKTMYLLAAAVTLVTAGAGGAAASYKKVTVDVDGKNQTFSGFQLGTVDQFLAAHGVRVTHGDLVQPDGHTRLTNGLHIHVHHLQEVSIQDGVKPQTQVKTVATTVAALLQQAGIHLNDADTLNVSLNDKPVNGMKIAITRRTEKVVTNDEAIPFQTERQPDSNAYKGQEKVLTPGVQGLAQITTTIYYENGKEVDRKSKKKTVKAPVNQVVAYGTLNQPVVVASRGSEDLLAAGSYTMVATAYSGGGNTASGVPAHVGTVAVDPNVIPLGTKLFIPGYGQAVAEDVGSAIQGDRIDLYFSSEQEARNFGRRTVNVFILH; encoded by the coding sequence GTGCGAAAGGTCACCCGAAAAACCATGTATCTATTGGCTGCTGCAGTTACACTTGTGACGGCAGGCGCTGGAGGAGCGGCTGCCAGTTATAAGAAAGTAACTGTAGACGTGGATGGCAAGAATCAGACGTTCTCCGGGTTTCAATTGGGAACGGTGGATCAATTTCTTGCTGCACACGGGGTCCGAGTGACACATGGCGATCTGGTTCAACCTGATGGACACACAAGACTGACTAACGGACTACACATCCATGTTCATCATTTACAGGAAGTATCGATTCAAGATGGGGTGAAACCCCAAACGCAAGTCAAAACGGTAGCGACGACGGTCGCCGCCCTGCTGCAACAGGCTGGCATTCATCTCAATGATGCAGATACGCTGAATGTTTCACTGAATGACAAACCGGTGAATGGGATGAAAATTGCAATTACTCGCCGTACAGAAAAAGTTGTGACAAACGATGAGGCGATACCTTTTCAGACCGAACGCCAGCCGGATTCAAACGCTTACAAAGGGCAGGAAAAAGTACTGACGCCCGGTGTGCAAGGGTTAGCACAGATCACAACGACGATCTATTATGAAAATGGCAAAGAAGTAGACCGCAAATCCAAGAAGAAAACGGTAAAGGCTCCTGTCAACCAGGTGGTTGCATATGGAACCCTTAACCAACCGGTTGTGGTAGCTTCTCGTGGCAGTGAGGATCTTTTGGCAGCGGGAAGTTATACGATGGTAGCAACCGCGTATTCAGGTGGAGGCAATACAGCAAGTGGCGTTCCGGCTCATGTCGGGACTGTAGCAGTCGATCCGAATGTCATTCCGCTCGGCACAAAGCTCTTTATTCCGGGCTACGGGCAAGCAGTAGCAGAAGATGTCGGGTCCGCCATTCAGGGAGACCGCATTGATCTTTATTTCAGTTCGGAGCAAGAAGCGAGAAATTTCGGACGCCGAACCGTGAATGTCTTCATATTGCACTGA
- a CDS encoding type IV pilus modification PilV family protein, whose product MIRNEKGLTLIELLVSIVILGAVLLLYINVSSSTRIAEIFSSNQNAAIDVAEQAINTIRNEALLNPNQLPTYDAKNPKFTVAVTSQPLTNTPSTAIQITKPAGLNNHAVSLETIVDLSIDNVSYSPYIVNVTVSWGPQ is encoded by the coding sequence ATGATTCGAAATGAAAAGGGTCTAACTCTCATTGAATTGCTTGTATCAATCGTAATACTTGGTGCCGTCTTGCTCCTTTACATCAATGTAAGCAGCAGCACGAGGATTGCGGAAATATTCAGCAGCAACCAAAATGCGGCAATCGATGTTGCAGAACAGGCCATCAACACGATTCGCAATGAAGCGCTGCTCAATCCGAATCAGTTGCCAACGTACGATGCAAAAAATCCAAAATTTACGGTTGCCGTCACATCACAACCATTGACAAATACACCGTCGACAGCGATTCAAATCACAAAACCTGCCGGCCTAAACAACCATGCTGTTTCATTGGAGACAATTGTTGATTTGAGTATTGATAACGTATCCTACAGTCCGTATATTGTGAACGTAACAGTTTCCTGGGGGCCGCAATGA
- a CDS encoding DUF4321 domain-containing protein, producing MKRTGQSFSRIFFTLLIGLLVGSLVGDLLTQFHIPYMGTFVTRVWHPAADLGVIQYTLALTIRLNAMSLAGLAAAFWYAKKH from the coding sequence ATGAAACGCACTGGGCAAAGCTTTTCCAGGATTTTTTTTACGTTGCTCATTGGACTTCTGGTTGGAAGCCTCGTCGGTGATTTGCTGACACAGTTTCATATTCCTTATATGGGAACATTCGTAACGCGTGTTTGGCATCCGGCCGCTGATCTCGGAGTCATCCAATATACTCTCGCATTAACCATTCGCCTGAATGCAATGAGCCTCGCAGGGTTGGCTGCTGCATTTTGGTATGCAAAAAAACATTGA
- a CDS encoding PilW family protein yields MKNEHGITLIELLATITIAVFVIGAIALTFSQVTLEWNSSANQYQDDSAARLTLDTYTKYLSGAVSVVYIQSGSGWTDLRLQLPKLNPDNTNVTKVFHYENGTVTLYDFNAKDYRNAAPSLSDYSNGLQLASNVISMPQYGMINQGTIQPLPVGSTVTSALLSIDINFNYKQVGANGSVSFVPHRFNTNVKLLSFH; encoded by the coding sequence ATGAAGAATGAACATGGAATTACATTAATCGAGCTGCTGGCAACAATTACAATTGCCGTATTTGTGATTGGCGCCATTGCTTTAACGTTTTCACAAGTAACTTTGGAATGGAATTCATCAGCGAATCAGTATCAGGATGATTCTGCAGCACGTTTGACTCTGGATACATATACAAAATACCTTTCAGGCGCAGTATCTGTCGTCTATATTCAAAGTGGTTCCGGTTGGACAGATCTTAGGCTGCAACTCCCCAAATTGAATCCGGACAATACCAATGTGACGAAAGTATTTCATTATGAAAATGGAACCGTTACACTTTATGATTTTAATGCAAAGGATTATAGGAATGCTGCACCTTCTTTGTCTGATTATTCCAATGGACTGCAACTTGCATCAAATGTGATTTCTATGCCCCAATATGGAATGATCAACCAAGGAACCATTCAGCCTTTACCGGTTGGCAGCACTGTTACTTCGGCATTGCTTTCAATCGATATAAATTTTAACTACAAGCAAGTAGGTGCAAATGGATCTGTTTCATTTGTTCCACACCGATTCAATACGAATGTAAAATTGTTGAGTTTTCACTGA